In Streptomyces sp. NBC_01231, the sequence CCGGGCGATGGACGAACGCCGCGCCATCAAGGTCCTGCTCAAGCCCTGACCTGATCCGAACACAGTGGCTGCCCGGCCGGGAGCCGCTCCTGTGCCAGGCAGGTGGCCGCCACCTGCCCCGGCGGGCACTGATGCGCATGCAAGGGATCCGCATCAGAGATCCAGACACCCTTCGACCCGAACAATGAACGAGGACAACATGAGCAGTCCGTCTGACCGTCCGGCCGTGGCGAGCGGTACCTTCACCATCGGTGGCGACCTGCCGGTGCACAGGCTCGGCTACGGGTCCATGCAGCTCACCGGCCCAGGCGTGTGGGGTGAGCCCGCCGACCGCGACGAAGCGATCCGGGTGCTGCGCCGGGCCGTCGAACTGGGCGTCACCCTCATCGACACCGCCGACGCGTACGGGCCGTACACCAACGAGAAGCTGATCGCCGAGGCCCTCCACCCGTACGCCGACGACGTGGTGATCGCGACTAAGGGCGCGAACACCCGGCCGTCCCCGGAGGAGTGGATCCCGAACGGCCGCCCGGAGTACCTGCGCCAGTGCGTGGAGGGGAGCCTGCAGCGTCTGAACCTGGACCGGATCGACCTCTACCAGTTGCACCGGGTCGACCCGACCGTGCCGTTCGCCGAGCAGGTCGGCGCGCTCGCGCAGCTGCGGCAGGAGGGAAAGATCCGGCATGTAGGTCTGTCGGAGGTGACGGTGGAGGAGCTGGTGGAGGCGCAGCGACACGTCCCGATCGTGTCGGTGCAGAACCTCTACAACCTCGCCGAGCGCAAGTACGAGGACGTGCTCGAACACTGCGAGCGGGAGGGCATCGCGTTCATCCCGTGGTTCCCGCTAGCGACCGGGCAGTTGGCGCAGCCGGGCAGCATCCTCGCGGAAGCCGCCGGCCGCCACGAGGCCACCCCGGCCCAGCTGGCCCTCGCGTGGCTCCTGCACCGCTCTCCGGTGATCCTGCCGATCCCGGGCACCTCCAAGGTCGCCCACCTGGAGGACAACGTCGCCGCGGCGGCCATCTCGCTGACCGACGACGAGGTGGCACAGCTGAGCGCCCTCAGCTGACCTGCGAACGGGGCGGGCCACGTGCGCCGAAGGAAGGCGAGGGCCCACGCCCCGGGGCGCAGCAGCCCGACGCAACCCTGGCGAACCCACGTCCGGACTCTCCGCCCCGTCACACCGACGGCGCGCAACGGCCGGTCTCCCCCACGACCTGCTGCCGCATGACGCCATACAGGCGTGAAGGTCTTCCAGCGATG encodes:
- a CDS encoding aldo/keto reductase; amino-acid sequence: MSSPSDRPAVASGTFTIGGDLPVHRLGYGSMQLTGPGVWGEPADRDEAIRVLRRAVELGVTLIDTADAYGPYTNEKLIAEALHPYADDVVIATKGANTRPSPEEWIPNGRPEYLRQCVEGSLQRLNLDRIDLYQLHRVDPTVPFAEQVGALAQLRQEGKIRHVGLSEVTVEELVEAQRHVPIVSVQNLYNLAERKYEDVLEHCEREGIAFIPWFPLATGQLAQPGSILAEAAGRHEATPAQLALAWLLHRSPVILPIPGTSKVAHLEDNVAAAAISLTDDEVAQLSALS